A stretch of the Desulforamulus ferrireducens genome encodes the following:
- the glpB gene encoding anaerobic glycerol-3-phosphate dehydrogenase subunit GlpB, which produces MMKKNSEVLVIGAGLSGLMAAAKAVAQGRKVMLVANGMGALGLSSGCIDLWGYQVDQPDKVCTNPLEEIAKLVQRQPSHPYGRLLEILPESLDFFLQLCQQNKIPYVKKESNWQLPTALGTLRPTYLVPESMAVPDLDEIKGILVVGFQALKDFYPEVLITNLQKNAQLAPNCQLSSVLVNLNRQELNANTLAHLLEKPTTIEQVLSQIKPHLTSEMVVLFPPVLGEQRSVDKIFCEQLGCPVFEVTNIPPALPGQRLQRALLKHLKNQGVEVIMGCQVTAAQVADKSCQGVVAEGSGKKLEISAQTIVLATGSFLGGGLVSSMGEIREGIFNLPLYTSSDKWSRRDFLSLAGQPFNEFGVVVNEHLQPLDEQGEIVLENVLITGANLAGCNYPIEKCGNGVALASGYKAGKLAGEV; this is translated from the coding sequence ATGATGAAAAAAAATAGCGAAGTACTGGTAATTGGAGCAGGTCTCTCTGGCTTAATGGCAGCAGCTAAGGCTGTGGCTCAGGGTAGAAAAGTCATGCTGGTAGCCAATGGCATGGGTGCATTGGGTTTATCTTCAGGATGCATCGATCTGTGGGGCTATCAAGTAGACCAACCGGACAAAGTTTGCACCAATCCCCTGGAGGAAATTGCCAAGCTAGTTCAGCGGCAGCCCAGCCATCCCTATGGCAGGTTGCTGGAAATTTTGCCCGAGAGTCTGGATTTTTTCCTGCAGCTTTGCCAGCAAAATAAAATACCTTATGTCAAAAAAGAAAGCAACTGGCAGTTGCCAACCGCCTTAGGTACCCTGAGACCTACTTATCTGGTGCCGGAAAGTATGGCTGTGCCGGATCTCGATGAGATCAAGGGAATATTGGTGGTGGGTTTTCAAGCCTTAAAAGATTTTTATCCTGAAGTATTAATAACTAATCTTCAAAAAAATGCCCAACTGGCACCTAATTGTCAGCTCAGCTCTGTGCTGGTTAACCTTAACAGGCAAGAACTAAACGCCAACACCCTGGCTCACCTGTTGGAAAAGCCAACTACCATAGAGCAAGTGCTAAGCCAGATTAAACCTCATTTGACCTCTGAAATGGTGGTATTGTTTCCTCCTGTTTTAGGGGAACAACGAAGTGTTGATAAAATTTTTTGTGAACAATTGGGTTGCCCGGTTTTTGAGGTTACTAACATTCCCCCCGCCTTACCTGGACAAAGGTTGCAACGGGCGCTGTTAAAACACTTAAAAAACCAGGGAGTGGAAGTGATTATGGGTTGTCAGGTCACTGCTGCCCAGGTTGCCGATAAAAGTTGCCAGGGGGTAGTGGCGGAAGGTAGTGGCAAAAAACTGGAAATTTCTGCTCAGACTATTGTTTTGGCCACAGGTTCCTTTCTCGGTGGTGGTTTAGTCTCCAGCATGGGTGAGATAAGGGAAGGAATTTTTAATTTACCCCTTTATACTAGTTCGGACAAATGGTCCCGCAGGGATTTTCTTTCCCTGGCTGGGCAGCCCTTTAATGAATTTGGCGTGGTCGTAAATGAACATTTGCAACCACTTGATGAGCAGGGAGAAATAGTATTAGAAAATGTACTTATCACAGGAGCTAATTTAGCTGGCTGTAATTACC
- the glpA gene encoding anaerobic glycerol-3-phosphate dehydrogenase subunit GlpA translates to MTAETVQVVVIGGGATGTGILRDLALRGISAILVEQGDLAHGTSSRFHGLLHSGARYAVKDKEAARECLEENMILRRIAPNCVENIGGLFVQLPEDDPAYAEQWLVACAEAGIKTEEMDLQELRRNTPILNAQVTRAFKVPDCAVDGFRVLWSNVNSARRHGARLLTYHRVIGIRQSNGQVIGVELVNELTGEKKYIACDMIINAAGAWAGEVAALAGLEINVIKDKGTLVAYNHRLTKQIVNRLRPPGDGDIFVPHGTITIFGTTSVTVNDAACTKPGDSEVAELIKTGQDMIPELENYRLIRAFAGVRPLYQEGNSAGGRDVTRNFALLDHQEKDGLQGFISIVGGKFTTFRLMAEKTVDLAAKRLGVTAACRTAEEPLAAPVDPALLERGKRVFGVPGAKKAADRLGDSFAKVVEEAERNPDQRKIFCECEVVSLAEIAHVAQDGDSFTLGDIRRKTRMGMGTCQGTFCSYRTLGALSGYPQFAGNHKDYLTKFLQKRWKGIRPVMWGQQLREAQLSSAIYCSLFGLERMK, encoded by the coding sequence ATGACAGCAGAGACAGTTCAGGTGGTGGTAATTGGCGGAGGTGCCACCGGTACAGGAATTCTCCGGGATCTTGCCCTCAGGGGTATATCCGCTATCCTGGTAGAGCAAGGAGATTTGGCCCATGGGACCAGTTCAAGGTTTCATGGTTTGTTACACAGTGGCGCACGCTACGCGGTGAAGGACAAGGAAGCGGCCAGGGAGTGTCTGGAGGAAAACATGATCCTGCGTCGTATCGCCCCCAACTGCGTGGAGAATATTGGTGGTCTTTTTGTTCAGTTACCAGAGGATGATCCTGCCTATGCCGAGCAGTGGCTGGTTGCCTGTGCCGAGGCTGGCATTAAAACAGAGGAAATGGACCTTCAGGAATTACGTCGCAATACCCCTATTTTAAATGCCCAGGTAACCAGGGCTTTTAAGGTTCCAGATTGCGCAGTGGACGGTTTCCGGGTTTTGTGGAGCAATGTTAATTCTGCTCGCCGTCATGGTGCACGATTACTTACCTATCACCGTGTCATTGGGATTCGTCAAAGTAATGGTCAAGTTATAGGGGTAGAACTGGTTAATGAACTCACCGGTGAGAAGAAATATATTGCCTGCGATATGATTATCAATGCTGCCGGAGCCTGGGCGGGAGAAGTGGCTGCCCTGGCCGGACTGGAAATAAATGTTATTAAAGATAAAGGGACCCTGGTGGCCTATAACCACAGGTTGACCAAGCAGATAGTAAATCGACTGCGCCCGCCTGGGGATGGGGATATATTTGTACCCCATGGTACCATTACTATCTTTGGTACCACCTCAGTAACGGTAAATGACGCCGCCTGCACCAAACCCGGTGACAGCGAAGTAGCGGAACTAATAAAAACTGGTCAAGACATGATACCCGAATTAGAGAATTACCGCCTGATCCGAGCCTTTGCCGGTGTACGCCCCCTCTACCAGGAGGGGAACAGTGCTGGGGGCAGAGATGTTACGAGAAATTTTGCCCTTCTAGATCACCAGGAAAAAGACGGCTTGCAGGGCTTCATAAGTATTGTGGGCGGGAAATTTACCACCTTTCGCTTAATGGCTGAAAAAACAGTGGATTTAGCGGCTAAACGATTAGGTGTTACCGCTGCCTGTCGGACAGCCGAGGAACCCTTAGCTGCGCCTGTAGACCCTGCTTTGTTGGAACGGGGTAAAAGGGTTTTTGGAGTTCCTGGTGCCAAGAAGGCCGCCGACCGCTTGGGAGATAGTTTTGCCAAGGTGGTAGAGGAGGCAGAAAGGAATCCTGATCAACGTAAGATCTTCTGTGAATGCGAAGTTGTCAGCCTGGCCGAAATTGCCCACGTGGCCCAGGACGGCGATAGCTTCACCCTGGGAGATATCCGTCGTAAAACCAGAATGGGTATGGGAACCTGCCAGGGAACCTTTTGCAGCTATCGCACCCTGGGAGCTTTAAGTGGCTATCCACAGTTTGCGGGCAACCATAAGGACTATCTCACTAAATTTTTGCAAAAGCGCTGGAAGGGAATCAGACCTGTCATGTGGGGTCAGCAACTGAGAGAGGCCCAGTTATCCTCTGCAATATATTGTTCATTATTTGGTTTGGAGAGAATGAAATGA